CAGAACTTTGATATGGCTGATTTAGCCACCATTGCACGTCCTTATGCTGAAGCGCTTTTTCAAAGCGCTAAGCCGGCTGAGCTTGCAGGTTGTTTAGAGCAATTAAGTGAATTGGCGCAGCTTGCAGCTTTGCCAGAAATTGCTGCATTGTCAAACAACCCAAAGGTATCTGCTGATGATTTGAGCAAGCTGCTTTCTGGTATGGTGAAACCCAAGTTAGATCCTAAGGTTGCTAGCTTTTTAAATCTTGTGAATCAAAACCACCGCTTGGCTGCTGTTCCTGAAATTGCGCGTCAATTTGAGGCAATGAAGAACCAGAGCGAAGGTGCAGCAGAAGTATTGATTACCAGCGCATTCCCTTTAGAGGGTTCTGCACTAAATGATTTGTTGTCAAGTTTGAAGAAGCGCTTTGGGGGTAAAGAATTGCGCCCTACTATTCAAGTTGATCCAGAGTTGATTGGCGGTGTCCGCATTCAAGTCGGAGATGAAGTGATGGATAGTTCTGTTAAGGCACAGTTAGCTCAAATGCAAGCAAGTCTTGGCGCATAAGTTATCCCTATTAAGAACATACGAAATAAGACCCAGGAGTAAGTAATGCAACTCAACCCT
This genomic interval from Polynucleobacter necessarius contains the following:
- a CDS encoding F0F1 ATP synthase subunit delta, whose protein sequence is MADLATIARPYAEALFQSAKPAELAGCLEQLSELAQLAALPEIAALSNNPKVSADDLSKLLSGMVKPKLDPKVASFLNLVNQNHRLAAVPEIARQFEAMKNQSEGAAEVLITSAFPLEGSALNDLLSSLKKRFGGKELRPTIQVDPELIGGVRIQVGDEVMDSSVKAQLAQMQASLGA